One Pristiophorus japonicus isolate sPriJap1 chromosome 19, sPriJap1.hap1, whole genome shotgun sequence genomic window carries:
- the bcl2l12 gene encoding uncharacterized protein bcl2l12, with protein sequence MGAQVPDSVTAEGELSQAERHSLIVLKNETKLVMEAFLRRMLTFDEAATVGHVGRYYHDAKKFISKTPESQDPNTIVKPHARRNTGRKESLEKDAEEKKKSLRRAEGTEDDTDWDTTDEEISQAEEKKHGFRTTMKRLIRRQRKKTADVASDKKSRDSLELLEDRGAGKNGNKADSKANSLKRQKSINPLIACAVGSGDSVANAVTEAATEESGKHSNKKKSSHQRFLNLFRRMSHTKVSDSTPAAEIEKRPEPSSPRPNTLPIIVNYMSSADGSAATENVEFYSKVAKKLDRLAQQYCHELSPNAEADSSETVNNNAMTDKEKMIEKIVLMLQEQGDGINKKIKEDPLLQRTMKRMSYRSFTKLVEVFTANVEEQHEGPTTSPELTKIALTMELTRRVAGISSHPVQQLMGYSMQYMDMFVPWLQENGGWMMVLPLDDVSEHQID encoded by the exons ATGGGAGCGCAGGTGCCGGATTCCGTGACGGCAGAGGGTGAGCTGAGCCAGGCGGAGAGGCACAGCCTCATCGTCCTAAAAAATGAAACAAAACTGGTGATGGAGGCCTTCCTGCGGAGGATGTTGACGTTTGACGAGGCCGCCACCGTTGGTCATGTTGGGCGTTACTACCACGATGCCAAGAAGTTCATATCGAA GACCCCCGAGAGCCAGGACCCCAACACCATTGTCAAACCGCACGCGCGGAGAAATACGGGCCGCAAGGAGAGTTTGGAGAAAGATGCAGAGGAGAAAAAGAAGAGTCTGAGGCGAGCCGAGGGGACGGAGGATGATACTGATTGGGACACGACAGACGAGGAGATATCCCAGGCGGAGGAGAAGAAGCACGGCTTCAGGACGACCATGAAGAGGCTGATCAGGCGGCAGAGGAAGAAGACGGCGGACGTTGCCTCCGACAAGAAGTCCAGGGATTCCTTGGAGCTGCTGGAAGACCGGGGAGCCGGGAAGAACGGCAACAAAGCTGACTCGAAGGCCAATTCCCTGAAGAGGCAGAAAAGCATCAACCCGTTGATCGCCTGCGCAGTCGGATCGGGGGATTCCGTGGCCAACGCGGTGACGGAGGCGGCCACAGAGGAGAGCGGCAAGCACAGCAACAAGAAGAAGAGCAGCCACCAGAGGTTTTTAAACCTGTTTCGGAGAATGTCGCACACGAAAGTGTCCGACTCTACCCCAGCGGCGGAGATAGAGAAGAGGCCTGAGCCTTCATCACCCCGGCCCAACACGCTACCCATAATCGTCAACTACATGAGCAGTGCTGATG GGTCAGCAGCAACCGAAAATGTTGAATTCTACTCCAAAGTGGCGAAGAAGCTGGATCGATTGGCACAGCAGTACTGCCATGAATTGAGCCCCAACGCTGAAGCTGACTCATCAGAGACAG TGAACAATAATGCGATGACTGACAAGGAGAAGATGATTGAGAAGATTGTGCTGATGCTGCAAGAGCAAGGAGATGGAATCAACAAGAAG ATAAAGGAAGACCCATTGCTCCAACGAACCATGAAGAGGATGTCGTACCGCAGCTTCACCAAGCTGGTGGAAGTCTTTACGGCCAATGTTGAGGAGCAGCACGAGGGTCCGACCACCAGCCCCGAGCTGACGAAGATCGCACTGACCATGGAACTGACCCGCAGGGTGGCCGGAATCAGCAGCCACCCCGTGCAGCAACTGATGGGCTACAGCATGCAGTACATGGACATGTTTGTCCCCTGGCTGCAGGAGAACGGCGGATGG ATGATGGTGTTGCCTCTGGACGATGTGTCGGAACACCAAATAGACTGA